Proteins encoded in a region of the bacterium genome:
- a CDS encoding CBS domain-containing protein, giving the protein MNTKVHELMTSTVVSTQPHATVGHVRGILERNQISALPVVDTEGRPAGIISATDLAAELKTNSPISRIMTTKVYTVPKYDDVSTAARVMRNHHIHRVLVTHEQTVVGVLSSFDLLKLVEDHRFVAKNPPTPSKNASSKRS; this is encoded by the coding sequence ATGAACACGAAAGTCCACGAATTGATGACCAGCACGGTCGTCTCGACTCAACCCCACGCAACCGTCGGACACGTTCGTGGCATCCTGGAGCGTAACCAGATCAGCGCGCTTCCCGTGGTCGACACGGAGGGACGGCCCGCTGGGATCATCTCCGCCACGGATCTCGCGGCGGAGCTGAAGACAAACTCGCCCATCAGCAGGATCATGACCACGAAGGTGTACACGGTGCCGAAATACGACGACGTGAGCACTGCGGCCCGAGTCATGCGGAACCATCACATCCACCGGGTGCTCGTGACCCATGAGCAGACCGTCGTCGGCGTGCTCTCGTCCTTCGACCTCTTGAAGTTGGTCGAGGACCACCGCTTCGTAGCAAAGAACCCACCTACTCCCTCGAAGAACGCGAGTTCGAAGCGAAGCTGA